Proteins found in one Solitalea lacus genomic segment:
- a CDS encoding putative Ig domain-containing protein — MTHIYNDKSTIEKLYFQFVDTIKRGLSTSLNVKATRLLLCAFFLLATSFNTVFANMKLVDYNGDGAIDLTAATITITPASLAAGTIATSYTSTTITATGGTAPYTYAITAGALPTGLALSTSGTLSGTPTVGGTFNFTITATDASGSTGSKTYTLTVNARVGISYTQTITASGGTAPYLYAITAGALPAGLSLSSSGTLSGTPTAGGTFNFTVTATDALGVPLDQPYTLVVNTPSFGITGFLPDGTVDVSYNKSLGFSGGTAPYTFSIASGILPPGLSLSSASGGALSGIPTSAGTYSVAIMGTDASTGTGPYSRTQTVLTFKILPATGPAITIAPTSTSLATATAPSPYVSTAITAAGGTAPYTYAITSGALPAGMSLSSSGTLSGTPTAVGAFNFIVTATDASTFTGSRGYSLTVNSPVSVATTLPNGTAGSAYTKSITASGGTAPYSYTISAGVLPDGLTLSSNGTLSGTPTAGGTFTFTVKATDASTGTGAPYSGSKTYTLTISAGPTITITPTSLTVATVASAYSKSITASGGTSPYTYSVTTGALPAGLSLSSSGTLSGTPTAGGTFNFTVKATDAGSFTGTTAYTLTVNAPTITITPTSLTAGMVGSVYNQSITVSGGTAPYTYSISAGSLPDGLTLSPDGTLSGTPTTTGTFNFTLKATDASTGAGPYTEISTYTFTVNSITITPPSLPEGREASPYNQSITASGGTAPYTYTITAGVLPAGLTLSSSGTLSGTPTSSGTSTFTVTATDASTGSGAPYKGSSVYTLSILTITAPTITIAPTSLTAATVASAYNQSITASGGTSPYTYAVTTGALPAGLTLSSSGTLSGTPTSGGNFNFTVTATDAGSFTGTNTYTLTVNAPTITITPTSLTAGTVASPYNQSITATGGTAPYSYAVIAGALPAGLTLSPSGTLSGTPTSNGTSTFTVTATDASTGTGAPYTKLINYSLTVNKEEQTISFTSLPAKIYGDADFNLTGNASSGLAVNYASSDPSVASISGNTVSIRKAGSVTITASQAGNSVYNAAPAIQQTLTISPKAITVTADAKSKTYGDADPALTYAAVTGLINGDVLTGSLNRSPGNNGGSYSINQGTLTAGNNYILNYQPANLTIAKAVLTVTAENKQTCQGPLPALTVNYSGFKNGDGINSLQTAPAVNTTANSTSEAGNYTLTPEGAASNNYTFVYVNGVLTINALPQVSISSNKPQQISKGDIVELKAQGNASYYFWAEAEGIQSNKNAAVLTVRPLQTTTYKVMAFNRDGCNTEQVITIEVIEDFKLDVTNVITPNGDGYNDKWLVRNIDLYPNNQVKIFDKAGRIIYTKTGYLNEWDGTLNGQPLHEDTYYYLIDLGNGSKLYKGYITIVRN; from the coding sequence ATGACGCATATATACAACGATAAATCAACTATTGAAAAACTTTATTTTCAATTTGTTGATACGATTAAAAGAGGTTTATCTACCTCTTTAAACGTAAAAGCAACTCGTTTGCTACTTTGTGCATTTTTTTTACTCGCAACCAGCTTTAATACGGTTTTTGCCAATATGAAGCTGGTTGATTATAATGGTGACGGAGCTATAGACCTTACTGCGGCAACTATAACAATTACACCAGCTTCACTAGCAGCAGGTACGATAGCCACATCTTATACTTCAACTACTATAACGGCTACTGGCGGTACTGCTCCTTATACTTATGCAATTACTGCCGGAGCATTGCCGACTGGTTTGGCTTTGTCTACAAGCGGAACACTATCAGGTACCCCAACTGTCGGCGGAACTTTTAATTTTACAATAACGGCAACGGATGCTTCAGGGAGTACTGGGTCAAAAACCTATACACTCACCGTAAATGCAAGGGTAGGTATATCCTATACTCAAACAATTACAGCATCAGGCGGTACAGCTCCATATTTGTATGCAATTACAGCAGGAGCATTGCCGGCCGGGTTGTCTTTATCTTCAAGCGGAACACTATCCGGTACCCCGACTGCAGGCGGAACTTTTAATTTTACAGTTACAGCGACAGATGCATTAGGGGTTCCGTTGGATCAACCCTACACGCTTGTGGTAAATACGCCAAGTTTTGGAATTACTGGATTTTTACCGGATGGCACGGTGGATGTATCTTATAATAAATCTTTAGGGTTTTCTGGCGGTACAGCTCCTTATACTTTTTCAATTGCTTCTGGAATATTGCCGCCCGGGTTGTCTTTGTCGTCAGCGTCAGGCGGAGCGCTATCCGGTATCCCGACCTCCGCCGGAACTTACTCTGTTGCAATAATGGGTACGGATGCTTCAACGGGTACTGGACCTTATTCAAGGACACAAACAGTCTTAACATTTAAGATACTTCCCGCAACTGGGCCAGCGATAACAATTGCACCGACTTCGACATCGCTTGCAACAGCTACGGCACCTTCACCTTATGTTTCAACTGCTATAACGGCTGCAGGCGGTACTGCTCCTTATACTTATGCAATTACTTCAGGAGCATTACCGGCTGGTATGTCTTTGTCCTCGAGCGGAACACTATCGGGAACCCCGACTGCCGTCGGAGCTTTTAATTTTATAGTAACGGCAACGGATGCTTCTACTTTTACAGGGTCAAGAGGCTATTCACTTACCGTAAATTCGCCAGTATCCGTAGCCACTACTTTACCTAATGGTACAGCAGGGTCAGCTTATACTAAAAGTATTACGGCATCAGGCGGTACTGCACCTTATTCTTATACAATTTCTGCAGGAGTATTGCCGGACGGGTTGACTTTGTCTTCAAACGGAACACTATCGGGTACTCCAACAGCCGGCGGGACTTTTACTTTTACAGTAAAGGCGACGGATGCTTCAACAGGTACTGGTGCGCCATATTCGGGGTCAAAAACCTATACACTTACTATATCTGCTGGGCCAACGATAACAATAACACCAACTTCGCTAACAGTAGCTACAGTAGCGTCAGCTTATAGTAAAAGTATAACGGCTTCAGGCGGTACGTCTCCTTATACTTATTCAGTTACTACTGGGGCATTGCCAGCCGGACTGTCTTTGTCTTCTAGCGGAACATTATCGGGTACACCGACTGCCGGCGGGACTTTTAATTTTACAGTGAAAGCAACGGACGCAGGATCCTTTACAGGGACAACAGCATATACGCTTACTGTGAATGCGCCAACGATAACAATTACACCAACTTCGCTAACAGCAGGTATGGTTGGTTCAGTTTATAATCAAAGTATAACGGTTTCAGGCGGTACCGCTCCTTATACTTATTCGATTTCTGCAGGATCATTACCTGACGGGTTGACTTTGTCTCCAGACGGAACACTATCCGGTACCCCTACGACCACTGGAACGTTTAATTTTACATTAAAGGCGACGGATGCTTCAACGGGGGCAGGGCCTTATACGGAGATAAGTACCTATACATTTACCGTTAATTCGATAACAATTACACCGCCTTCACTACCTGAAGGTAGGGAAGCTTCACCGTATAATCAAAGTATAACGGCTTCAGGTGGTACAGCTCCTTATACTTATACAATTACAGCAGGAGTTTTACCAGCAGGCTTAACCTTGTCTTCAAGCGGAACACTATCGGGTACTCCGACTTCCAGCGGAACTTCTACTTTTACAGTAACGGCGACAGATGCTTCAACGGGCTCGGGAGCGCCTTATAAGGGGTCAAGTGTCTATACACTTAGCATACTTACCATAACTGCACCAACGATAACAATTGCACCCACTTCGCTAACAGCAGCTACAGTAGCTTCAGCTTATAATCAAAGTATAACGGCTTCAGGCGGTACGTCTCCTTATACTTATGCTGTTACTACAGGGGCTTTACCAGCAGGCTTAACCTTGTCTTCAAGCGGAACACTATCCGGTACTCCTACCTCAGGCGGAAATTTTAATTTTACAGTAACGGCGACGGATGCAGGATCCTTTACAGGGACAAACACATATACGCTTACCGTAAATGCGCCAACGATAACAATTACACCCACTTCGCTAACCGCAGGCACAGTAGCTTCTCCTTATAACCAAAGTATAACGGCTACAGGCGGTACAGCTCCTTATTCTTATGCTGTTATTGCAGGAGCTTTACCAGCAGGCTTAACCTTGTCTCCAAGCGGAACACTATCGGGTACACCAACTTCCAACGGAACTTCTACTTTTACAGTAACGGCGACGGATGCTTCAACGGGTACAGGTGCACCTTATACGAAGCTAATAAACTACTCCCTTACCGTAAATAAAGAAGAGCAAACAATCTCATTTACCTCATTGCCTGCAAAAATATATGGAGATGCAGATTTCAATTTAACTGGAAATGCAAGTTCTGGGTTAGCTGTAAACTATGCGTCGAGTGATCCATCTGTAGCATCAATTAGTGGAAATACAGTTAGTATTCGTAAAGCTGGAAGTGTTACAATAACTGCAAGTCAAGCAGGTAATTCAGTTTACAATGCAGCTCCTGCAATACAACAAACTTTAACGATCAGTCCGAAAGCGATCACCGTAACAGCCGATGCGAAGAGTAAAACTTATGGAGATGCCGATCCGGCTTTGACCTACGCAGCAGTTACCGGTTTAATTAACGGTGATGTTTTAACGGGAAGTTTAAATCGTTCGCCAGGCAACAATGGCGGTTCTTATAGTATCAATCAAGGTACGTTGACAGCCGGTAATAATTATATTCTGAATTACCAGCCTGCGAATCTGACAATTGCTAAAGCTGTATTAACCGTTACAGCTGAAAACAAGCAAACTTGTCAAGGCCCTTTACCCGCTCTAACCGTAAATTATAGTGGATTTAAAAATGGAGATGGAATCAATAGTTTGCAAACAGCGCCAGCGGTTAATACCACTGCAAATTCAACTTCGGAAGCTGGTAATTATACGCTAACTCCAGAAGGTGCTGCCTCCAACAATTACACGTTTGTTTATGTAAATGGAGTATTAACAATTAACGCTTTACCTCAGGTAAGTATTAGCAGTAACAAACCTCAGCAAATTTCTAAGGGAGATATTGTTGAGTTGAAAGCTCAAGGAAATGCCAGTTATTATTTTTGGGCCGAAGCAGAGGGTATACAAAGTAATAAAAATGCTGCCGTGTTAACTGTTCGTCCTTTGCAGACCACTACTTACAAAGTAATGGCCTTTAATAGAGACGGTTGCAATACCGAGCAGGTTATTACCATCGAAGTAATTGAAGATTTTAAATTAGATGTTACTAACGTAATCACCCCTAATGGAGACGGTTACAACGATAAATGGCTGGTAAGAAACATTGACCTCTATCCGAATAACCAGGTGAAAATCTTTGATAAAGCGGGTAGGATCATTTATACGAAAACGGGCTATTTAAATGAATGGGACGGTACTTTGAATGGACAGCCTTTGCACGAAGACACCTATTACTATCTCATTGATCTGGGCAACGGGTCAAAATTGTATAAGGGTTATATTACTATT